In one Candidatus Rokuibacteriota bacterium genomic region, the following are encoded:
- the ugpB gene encoding sn-glycerol-3-phosphate ABC transporter substrate-binding protein UgpB yields MNPEHRRWSRILCSVVLIAAVWALPARALARTEIHFWHAMGGQLGESVAALVKQFNETQSEWEVKPLRKGTYPETLTAAIAAYRQKNPPHIVQVFDVGTQTMMLSGAVYPVSQLLKEQEIKIDWNDFIRPVTGYYSRDGQLYSMPFNSSSPILYYNKDAFKKAGLDPEKAPTTWKQVGEFSKKILAAGAAKCGFTTSWPSWTMLENTFPWHDQPFATNANGYAGLDTKLLINGEFGVKHIGQLAAWHKDGIYSYGGRMGQPDPKFINGDCAMLVQSSAVIGGFKKSLKFAWGTSQLPHWGPPYKKQNAIVGGATLWVMKGQKAADYKGVAQFFKFLAEPHQQMWWHVTTGYLAISHTALKNLDEAYHFKKYPEQWTAFSQLSAKPTVNSQGIRLGNFVQIRDAIETELENIFAGKKTAKQGLDDAVAKGNEILREFAAQYKQ; encoded by the coding sequence ATGAACCCAGAACATCGCCGCTGGTCGCGGATCCTGTGCTCGGTCGTGCTGATCGCCGCCGTGTGGGCGCTCCCAGCCCGTGCCCTGGCCAGGACCGAAATCCATTTCTGGCACGCCATGGGGGGGCAGCTCGGGGAGTCCGTGGCCGCGCTGGTCAAGCAGTTCAACGAGACCCAGTCCGAGTGGGAGGTCAAGCCGCTCCGGAAGGGGACGTACCCGGAGACCCTCACCGCCGCCATCGCCGCCTACCGGCAGAAGAACCCGCCCCACATCGTCCAGGTCTTCGACGTCGGGACCCAGACGATGATGCTCTCGGGCGCCGTCTATCCAGTCTCCCAGCTCCTGAAGGAGCAGGAGATCAAGATCGACTGGAACGACTTCATCCGGCCGGTGACCGGCTACTACTCCAGGGACGGCCAGCTCTACTCGATGCCGTTCAACTCCTCCTCCCCGATCCTCTACTACAACAAGGACGCCTTCAAGAAGGCCGGGCTCGATCCCGAAAAGGCACCGACCACGTGGAAGCAGGTGGGTGAGTTTTCGAAGAAGATCCTCGCCGCCGGTGCGGCCAAGTGCGGCTTCACCACGTCCTGGCCGTCCTGGACCATGCTCGAGAACACCTTCCCCTGGCACGACCAGCCGTTCGCCACCAATGCGAACGGCTACGCCGGGCTCGACACCAAGCTCCTGATCAACGGCGAGTTCGGGGTGAAGCACATCGGGCAGCTCGCGGCCTGGCACAAGGACGGGATCTACTCCTACGGCGGGCGCATGGGGCAGCCCGACCCGAAGTTCATCAACGGCGACTGCGCGATGCTGGTCCAGTCCTCCGCCGTCATCGGCGGGTTCAAGAAGTCGCTGAAGTTCGCCTGGGGCACGAGTCAGCTCCCGCACTGGGGTCCGCCGTACAAGAAGCAAAACGCCATCGTCGGAGGCGCCACGCTCTGGGTGATGAAGGGGCAGAAGGCGGCCGACTACAAGGGCGTGGCCCAGTTCTTCAAGTTCCTGGCCGAGCCGCACCAGCAGATGTGGTGGCACGTCACGACCGGGTACCTGGCCATCTCCCATACCGCGCTGAAGAACCTGGATGAGGCGTACCACTTCAAGAAGTACCCCGAGCAGTGGACCGCCTTCTCCCAGCTTTCCGCGAAGCCGACGGTCAACAGTCAGGGGATCAGGCTGGGGAACTTCGTCCAGATCCGCGACGCCATCGAGACCGAGCTGGAGAACATCTTCGCCGGGAAGAAGACGGCCAAGCAGGGGCTCGACGACGCGGTGGCGAAGGGGAACGAGATCCTGAGGGAGTTCGCGGCGCAGTACAAGCAGTAG
- a CDS encoding glycerol-3-phosphate dehydrogenase/oxidase codes for MTRPASLEGEIFDALIIGGGIAGAGVARDLALRGASVALFEKGDFAAGTTSRSSKLIHGGLRYLELWDFGLVRESLRERETLQRLAPQLIRPLPFLVPIYRWSTRGLVKVRIGLTLYDWLTPGRQRERYRVLRAPEALALEPGIRADDLLGAGYYFDDLLLSPERLCLENVLSAVRHGARAFNYSQVEEVVRGRSGIEGLRVRDLIADTVHTVRGRVIVNATGPWVDRIRELAGVRDRGPRLVRTTKGIHCVMPRMTECAVYLSARDDRMIFMIPWRGFTLVGTTDTDFTGSPDRLWASREEVSYLLGEARRIFPDPRMTEANVVYTYAGVRPLTFEEGKSASRVSRQHRVFPEAGGRFLSITGTKLTCFRSLAEEVGDWVLAALGRRAPSATARRTLDGTDEPPRLEVRAWMDVSAELGATGVSRETVEMLVETYGRGYPRVLELARKLADGAERLCPQNREIVAQLHHAVSEELAVSLQDFLLRRTEIGLSPCQGLDCAEAIGRRMGELLGWSPRRLEAELAAYHETIERSHRFRHS; via the coding sequence TTGACCCGCCCGGCCAGCCTCGAGGGTGAGATCTTCGACGCGCTCATCATCGGCGGCGGGATTGCCGGCGCGGGCGTGGCCCGCGACCTGGCCCTGCGCGGCGCCTCCGTCGCCCTCTTCGAGAAGGGCGACTTCGCCGCCGGCACCACCTCCCGCTCCTCCAAGCTGATCCACGGCGGCCTCCGCTACCTGGAGCTCTGGGACTTCGGCCTCGTGCGGGAGTCGCTTCGCGAGCGGGAGACGCTCCAGCGGCTGGCCCCCCAGCTGATCCGCCCCCTCCCCTTCCTGGTCCCGATCTACCGGTGGTCTACCCGCGGCCTGGTCAAGGTCAGGATCGGGCTGACCCTCTACGATTGGCTGACGCCCGGCCGGCAGCGCGAGCGCTACCGCGTCCTCCGCGCTCCCGAGGCGCTCGCTCTGGAGCCCGGCATCCGGGCTGACGACCTCCTCGGGGCCGGCTACTACTTCGACGACCTGCTGCTCTCGCCCGAGCGGCTCTGCCTGGAGAACGTCCTCTCGGCCGTTCGCCACGGCGCTCGCGCGTTCAACTACTCCCAGGTCGAGGAGGTCGTGCGCGGTCGCTCGGGGATCGAGGGCCTCCGCGTCCGCGATCTCATCGCGGACACGGTTCACACGGTCCGCGGGCGGGTGATCGTGAATGCCACCGGACCGTGGGTCGACCGGATCCGCGAGCTGGCCGGTGTCCGCGATCGCGGACCGCGGCTGGTGCGCACAACGAAAGGGATCCACTGCGTGATGCCCCGGATGACCGAGTGCGCGGTGTACCTGTCCGCGCGCGACGACCGGATGATCTTCATGATTCCCTGGCGCGGCTTCACGCTGGTGGGGACCACGGACACCGACTTCACCGGCAGCCCCGACCGCCTCTGGGCGAGCAGGGAGGAGGTCAGCTACCTCCTCGGTGAGGCCCGCCGGATCTTCCCCGATCCCCGGATGACCGAAGCCAACGTGGTCTACACCTATGCCGGGGTGCGTCCGCTGACGTTCGAGGAGGGAAAATCCGCATCCAGGGTCTCGCGCCAGCACAGGGTCTTCCCCGAGGCCGGCGGGAGATTCCTGAGCATCACCGGAACCAAGCTCACCTGCTTCAGGAGCCTTGCGGAGGAGGTCGGGGACTGGGTCCTGGCCGCTCTCGGCCGACGCGCGCCGTCAGCCACGGCCCGGCGGACCCTCGACGGGACCGACGAGCCTCCGCGCCTGGAGGTGCGGGCGTGGATGGACGTCTCTGCCGAGCTGGGGGCGACGGGTGTTTCGCGCGAAACGGTAGAGATGCTGGTGGAGACTTACGGGCGGGGATACCCTCGTGTCCTCGAACTGGCGCGAAAGCTCGCCGACGGGGCCGAGCGCCTCTGTCCCCAGAACCGGGAGATCGTCGCCCAGCTCCACCACGCTGTCAGCGAAGAGCTGGCCGTTTCGCTGCAGGACTTTCTCCTTCGCCGCACCGAAATCGGCCTGAGCCCCTGCCAGGGCCTCGACTGCGCCGAAGCGATCGGCCGGCGGATGGGGGAGTTGCTCGGCTGGAGCCCCCGACGCCTCGAGGCGGAGCTGGCCGCGTACCACGAGACTATTGAACGGAGCCACCGGTTTCGGCATAGTTGA
- a CDS encoding HAD-IIA family hydrolase, whose amino-acid sequence MRFPYQGWLFDLDGTIYRGEGLIPGAAEVIAALRGDRRRVVFLSNKPIQTREEYALKLTRLGIPTAAHEVINSSLVLARYLRRHDPGASCFVIGEPPLVAELQAHGLTVRDAPDVSWVVIAFDRTFTYAKLNTALQAVRRGARLIATNPDRTCPTEAGEIPDCAGMIAAVEAVTGKRVEVIVGKPSPIILEVALEALGLPAGACVMVGDRIETDIVMGKKLGLGTILVLSGVTAPEDARIGDLRPDHVLSSIRELLHP is encoded by the coding sequence ATCCGCTTTCCGTACCAGGGGTGGCTGTTCGACCTTGACGGGACGATCTACCGCGGCGAAGGACTCATTCCCGGGGCCGCCGAAGTCATCGCCGCCCTGCGTGGGGACCGCCGACGGGTCGTCTTCCTCTCCAACAAGCCGATCCAGACGCGGGAGGAGTACGCGCTGAAGCTGACGCGTCTGGGAATTCCCACGGCTGCGCACGAGGTGATCAACTCCTCGCTCGTGCTCGCCCGCTACCTGCGTCGCCACGATCCTGGCGCCTCCTGCTTCGTGATCGGGGAACCGCCCCTGGTGGCCGAGCTCCAGGCCCATGGCCTGACCGTCCGAGATGCCCCCGACGTGAGCTGGGTCGTCATCGCCTTCGATCGGACCTTCACCTACGCGAAGCTCAACACAGCCCTCCAGGCGGTTCGCCGGGGGGCGCGGCTGATCGCCACCAACCCCGACCGCACCTGCCCGACCGAGGCGGGCGAGATCCCTGACTGCGCGGGGATGATCGCGGCCGTGGAGGCGGTGACGGGCAAGCGGGTCGAGGTCATCGTCGGCAAGCCCTCGCCGATCATCCTGGAGGTCGCGCTGGAGGCCCTGGGCCTGCCCGCTGGGGCTTGCGTCATGGTGGGTGACCGCATCGAGACCGACATCGTCATGGGGAAGAAGCTCGGGCTGGGAACGATCCTGGTGCTGAGCGGCGTGACAGCACCCGAGGACGCTCGAATCGGGGACCTCCGCCCCGATCACGTGCTAAGCTCGATTCGGGAGCTCCTCCATCCATGA